The following coding sequences are from one bacterium SCSIO 12741 window:
- a CDS encoding iron-containing alcohol dehydrogenase, with protein sequence MNNFEFYNPTKIRFGKGQIAHVADEIPANAKVLMLYGGGSIKKNGIYDQVKAALKEFEVVEFGGIPANPEYDILLQALKVIKEEDINFLLAVGGGSVIDGTKFLSSAALYEGDTPWDILKQGIRTEVGLPFGTVLTLPATGSEMNSGAVITRKETQEKLGMGGPGLFPQFSILDPQVVHSIPQRQIANGLADSFTHVLEQYMTYPIGASLQDRMAEGILQTILETAPQILADPNDYKAASNFMWSCTMALNGLIQKGVPTDWAIHAMGHELTALYGIDHARTLAILAGSHYTYNLESKKEKLAQYAERVWGVSTGSTEEKARKAIEKTETFFHSIGIDTRLSQYGVEVSGTAQKIAETFVERGWKGIGEHGSLKPDDVEKIVEMAY encoded by the coding sequence ATGAACAATTTTGAATTCTACAACCCCACTAAGATCCGGTTTGGAAAAGGCCAAATAGCTCATGTGGCAGATGAAATTCCTGCCAACGCTAAAGTTTTAATGCTCTATGGAGGTGGAAGCATCAAGAAAAACGGAATTTACGATCAGGTAAAGGCGGCCTTAAAAGAGTTTGAAGTGGTGGAGTTTGGCGGAATACCCGCCAATCCTGAGTACGATATTTTGCTCCAGGCCTTAAAGGTGATCAAAGAGGAAGACATTAACTTTCTCCTGGCAGTAGGTGGAGGATCGGTTATTGATGGCACCAAGTTTTTGTCCTCTGCTGCGCTTTACGAAGGCGACACTCCATGGGATATTTTAAAGCAAGGAATTCGAACTGAGGTCGGCTTGCCTTTTGGTACCGTTCTTACCTTGCCAGCTACAGGTTCTGAAATGAATTCTGGTGCAGTTATAACCCGAAAAGAAACCCAGGAGAAATTGGGTATGGGTGGTCCTGGGCTGTTCCCTCAATTTTCGATTCTCGACCCCCAAGTGGTTCATTCCATTCCGCAACGTCAAATCGCCAATGGCTTGGCCGATTCCTTTACCCACGTGCTGGAACAGTACATGACCTATCCGATTGGAGCTTCCTTACAAGATCGAATGGCTGAAGGTATTCTACAAACCATTTTGGAAACGGCCCCGCAGATTTTGGCCGATCCCAACGATTACAAAGCCGCGTCCAACTTTATGTGGAGCTGTACGATGGCGCTCAACGGTTTAATCCAAAAAGGGGTTCCTACCGATTGGGCTATTCACGCCATGGGCCATGAATTGACTGCTTTGTACGGGATAGATCATGCTCGTACCCTGGCCATTTTGGCTGGGAGTCATTACACCTACAACCTGGAGAGCAAGAAGGAAAAATTGGCCCAATATGCCGAAAGAGTCTGGGGAGTCTCAACAGGTTCAACCGAAGAGAAGGCCCGGAAGGCTATTGAAAAAACCGAAACCTTTTTCCATTCCATAGGAATCGATACGCGATTATCACAGTATGGTGTTGAGGTTTCTGGAACGGCTCAAAAAATCGCTGAAACCTTCGTTGAAAGAGGGTGGAAGGGAATTGGAGAGCACGGATCTCTCAAGCCCGATGACGTGGAAAAAATAGTGGAAATGGCCTATTAA
- a CDS encoding DUF2147 domain-containing protein has protein sequence MNRIMGLVVVLLLSGTSLFAQQELVGKWLTQDKDAVVEIYQKENKFYGRVVQLMPATQKDGSPFLDVNNPEEHLRNRKILGMNTILDFEWNGEELENGKLYDPKSGNHYEGKIWVENNQLRLRGYVGFVFSTETWTKQN, from the coding sequence ATGAATAGAATAATGGGATTGGTAGTGGTTTTGCTTCTTTCGGGGACCAGCCTTTTTGCGCAACAGGAGCTAGTGGGTAAATGGCTAACCCAGGACAAAGATGCAGTGGTGGAAATTTACCAGAAAGAGAACAAGTTCTATGGGCGCGTTGTCCAATTGATGCCGGCAACTCAAAAAGATGGATCGCCCTTTTTGGATGTCAACAATCCTGAAGAGCATTTAAGAAACAGAAAGATTCTTGGTATGAACACCATTTTGGATTTTGAGTGGAATGGCGAGGAATTGGAAAATGGAAAGTTGTACGACCCAAAATCTGGAAACCACTATGAGGGTAAGATTTGGGTGGAAAACAATCAATTGAGGTTGAGAGGATATGTTGGATTTGTGTTCAGTACAGAGACTTGGACCAAACAAAATTGA
- a CDS encoding DUF2798 domain-containing protein: MIKKVVFALLMGGITTGIISFALVAINLGFNTSFLSLWMKSWVLAYLFVIPAILLIAPTVQKWVDRWVESLGRNKGSSLKKNEINQKR; the protein is encoded by the coding sequence ATGATCAAGAAGGTTGTTTTTGCTCTCCTAATGGGGGGCATAACAACCGGCATCATTTCCTTTGCTCTGGTAGCGATAAACCTGGGATTTAACACTTCTTTTCTAAGCTTGTGGATGAAATCCTGGGTTTTGGCGTATCTCTTTGTGATTCCTGCGATTTTACTGATTGCACCTACGGTTCAAAAGTGGGTAGATCGGTGGGTGGAAAGCCTGGGCCGGAATAAGGGATCATCGTTAAAAAAGAACGAAATAAATCAAAAGAGATGA
- a CDS encoding Crp/Fnr family transcriptional regulator has protein sequence MEGQRCNYFYYILKGFIRVYYIDLEGNEVTHWFTPEDCMITSPLSFFKDEENILFFEALEDTEALLINRQQLDTIINQFKSTEEAVRHLYAEFAMVFSRRIMSIHTESAEDRYLKLLKDYPLLFQKAKLSHIASFLGITPQSLSRIRKNI, from the coding sequence TTGGAGGGGCAGCGTTGCAACTACTTCTATTACATCTTAAAGGGGTTTATTCGGGTCTATTACATTGATCTGGAAGGAAACGAGGTAACCCATTGGTTCACTCCAGAGGATTGCATGATTACATCTCCCTTGAGTTTTTTCAAAGACGAAGAGAACATATTGTTTTTTGAAGCTTTGGAGGATACAGAAGCCCTATTGATCAACCGTCAACAATTGGATACCATCATCAATCAATTCAAGTCAACAGAGGAAGCGGTGAGGCATTTGTATGCGGAATTTGCCATGGTTTTTAGCCGAAGAATTATGAGTATTCACACCGAGTCGGCCGAGGATAGATATTTGAAGCTACTTAAGGATTACCCGCTCTTGTTTCAAAAAGCCAAGCTTTCTCACATAGCTTCCTTTTTGGGAATTACCCCCCAGAGTTTGAGCCGGATTCGTAAAAATATTTGA
- a CDS encoding aldehyde dehydrogenase, whose product MDVQQLVKDQREYFMSNTTRPVEFRIAQLKKFKALLLEHEEEMHQAIFEDFGKSKYENQLTEFFPLIDEINVAIKNLKKWMTPKSVKTNLLNFPARSYLVPEPLGVSLVIGAWNFPYNLSLTPVVGSIAGGNTTILKPSELPARTSKVMAKIINENFDPRFLHVVEGAIPETTALLNQRYDKIFFTGSPMVGKIVNKAAAEHLTNVTLELGGKNPAVFTKDCSLKMSVKRMIWAKFVNSGQFCITTDYALVHKDIKDDFLKYAVEEIEKNHFSRENNNYVQIINERNFDRVVNLINPEKVYHGGGHDRAERYIEPTILNNVDLNDAVMQEEVFGPILPVIEYETLDEAFEIIKKFEKPLAGYIFTDSAIAKERFLNEIPFGSGAINDCVMQISNPNLPFGGVGNSGMGRYHGKYSFECFSHFKAILDKPTAIETNLKYYGYNEKNMKIVKLLS is encoded by the coding sequence ATGGATGTTCAACAGTTGGTAAAAGACCAAAGAGAATACTTCATGAGCAATACCACTCGACCGGTGGAATTTAGAATTGCGCAACTCAAAAAGTTTAAAGCGCTACTGCTTGAGCACGAGGAAGAAATGCATCAAGCGATTTTCGAGGATTTTGGAAAATCCAAGTACGAAAATCAGTTGACCGAATTTTTTCCCTTGATCGATGAAATCAATGTAGCGATTAAGAATTTGAAAAAGTGGATGACACCCAAAAGTGTCAAAACCAACTTGCTAAACTTTCCTGCGCGGAGTTATCTGGTGCCCGAGCCCTTGGGTGTGTCTTTGGTTATTGGGGCCTGGAATTTTCCCTACAACCTATCCCTAACACCCGTAGTGGGGTCCATTGCTGGAGGAAATACTACTATTCTTAAACCGAGTGAACTTCCGGCCCGCACCAGCAAGGTAATGGCCAAGATCATCAATGAAAATTTTGACCCTCGATTTTTGCATGTGGTGGAAGGCGCTATTCCTGAAACTACCGCTTTATTGAATCAGCGATACGACAAGATTTTCTTCACCGGAAGTCCGATGGTTGGAAAGATCGTTAACAAGGCCGCGGCGGAGCACCTGACCAATGTGACTTTAGAATTGGGTGGTAAAAATCCGGCCGTATTTACCAAGGACTGTTCTTTGAAAATGAGTGTAAAACGAATGATCTGGGCCAAGTTTGTCAACTCTGGTCAGTTCTGCATCACCACCGATTATGCTTTGGTGCATAAGGATATCAAAGATGATTTTTTGAAGTATGCAGTGGAGGAAATTGAAAAGAATCATTTCTCTCGGGAAAACAACAACTACGTTCAAATCATCAATGAGAGGAACTTTGATCGGGTGGTCAATCTAATTAACCCCGAAAAGGTCTATCATGGAGGAGGTCACGATCGAGCCGAACGTTATATTGAGCCTACCATTTTGAACAACGTGGATCTGAATGATGCGGTGATGCAGGAGGAAGTATTCGGCCCCATCCTTCCGGTAATTGAATACGAAACCCTGGACGAGGCTTTTGAGATTATCAAAAAATTTGAAAAACCGCTGGCTGGGTACATCTTCACTGATAGTGCCATAGCCAAAGAGCGTTTTTTGAACGAAATCCCTTTTGGCAGCGGAGCTATCAACGATTGTGTGATGCAAATCTCTAATCCCAACTTGCCTTTTGGAGGTGTTGGAAATAGTGGTATGGGCCGTTACCATGGTAAGTACAGTTTTGAGTGTTTTTCTCATTTCAAAGCCATTTTGGACAAGCCTACGGCCATTGAAACAAACCTCAAATACTACGGCTACAACGAAAAGAACATGAAAATTGTTAAACTGTTAAGCTAA
- a CDS encoding histidine kinase → MEEELSWLLLLIGGILILTIILAFLLFLVKNHLDWSWKEEREKEQLKLEHQKELLRSSVSIQEKERQRIAGELHDNLISQLHRIKLLNQEGAVNDLLKNSIETARTISHDLVPPLLKEVSMQEIILDFIQPYRNKYQFSLGLKGLDSSLLEVDKRLQLFRVFQEVMTNVDKHADTKQVDLRFRETERYCALVVRDYGKGFNSDQATGLGLKNIELRVQVLGGKYRLKSESGKGTTFTLLLSYSASFSKPHSLS, encoded by the coding sequence ATGGAAGAAGAGTTAAGTTGGTTGTTGCTACTCATTGGGGGGATTCTGATTCTAACCATTATTCTCGCCTTTCTCCTCTTTTTAGTCAAAAATCACCTGGATTGGTCCTGGAAGGAAGAACGGGAGAAGGAACAACTCAAATTGGAGCACCAAAAGGAACTACTCCGATCCAGCGTTAGTATTCAGGAGAAAGAAAGACAGCGCATTGCCGGAGAATTGCATGATAACCTCATTTCCCAGTTGCATCGAATTAAGTTGTTAAACCAGGAAGGTGCGGTTAACGACTTGCTCAAGAATAGCATTGAAACGGCCCGCACCATTTCACACGACCTGGTTCCTCCGCTTTTGAAAGAGGTCTCCATGCAGGAAATTATCCTGGATTTTATCCAACCTTACCGCAACAAGTATCAGTTTTCCCTCGGGTTAAAGGGGCTCGATTCTTCCCTTTTGGAAGTGGACAAAAGATTGCAGTTGTTTCGCGTATTTCAGGAAGTGATGACCAATGTGGACAAGCATGCCGATACGAAGCAGGTGGACTTGAGATTTCGTGAAACCGAGCGTTATTGTGCTCTGGTCGTACGCGACTATGGAAAGGGATTCAACAGCGATCAGGCCACCGGACTGGGACTAAAAAACATCGAGTTACGCGTTCAGGTTTTGGGTGGGAAATACCGCTTGAAATCCGAATCCGGAAAGGGCACCACTTTTACCTTGCTTCTTTCTTATTCCGCCTCATTTTCCAAGCCGCATTCTTTATCGTAA
- a CDS encoding T9SS type A sorting domain-containing protein: MKKWFLIVVAASLMQPTWGQMTFTGGLMSTAGQCWSIWASGDTALIGFNKGLYRTTDGGAVWEHLTNGIPADSDPRTIEYSNNKLIVGTNQDARIYQSDDFGNTFTGGTGVITSIAVPTASSSGPKNSMIGGTLFQPYVFDFNTNDWTSTGGTGFITTHGISYLGGDTIWICRGKTTSYSHDNGATWTDVTSEPQTDVGGGVVLTTEAQDMAKVGSRILVYSNLNGFPVLYTDDYGSTWQAADLKSTSWSDYGTKFIRVNDNHLISVNLAGLWKSTDQGKTWTQIQSITKIRTMAIFNQNHLLVGTDDGVCEFDNYGEGTLIKKHGTVASSSGLVKLANGNILAANGSGVFQFNGTAWSILQDSTVNNQAFGAERLALTSDSLFAMGADKFYVSGDDGKTFKEGNKSQFSSQTPSAVAYIGNTKLVGSHNISSFRAPKIFYSTDKGKTYTEASFSNNVSLGYGGLGGNFVERFLESNGAFIADMQTGYAISTDQGKTWTYTGGTWDLSYLTAMGNSLYHYRSTRLPIPKRILEVSTDNGANWTEVTQKGLPNSGGSNYSGLWGVWNSGGALVTYNAYESPRGLYKYKSAEDEWELIPGTQAPVNDEDAVLDLFHFDGVTYAQIDGRGIWKVGVGSQVNSTMSWNEENSGLSIFPNPASTEISLSSHLSEVMIHIIDLNGKTWFNETLPESRKLDISNFPSGLYLIHYSSSEESGTHRFLKVD, encoded by the coding sequence ATGAAGAAGTGGTTTTTGATTGTAGTGGCGGCGTCCCTGATGCAACCGACATGGGGGCAAATGACTTTTACCGGTGGATTGATGAGCACGGCGGGCCAATGCTGGTCGATTTGGGCATCCGGAGACACGGCGCTCATTGGGTTTAACAAAGGACTTTATCGCACCACCGATGGTGGAGCCGTTTGGGAGCATTTGACCAACGGAATTCCTGCTGATTCAGACCCTCGAACCATTGAATACTCCAATAACAAGCTCATTGTGGGAACCAATCAAGATGCCCGAATCTATCAATCCGATGATTTTGGGAATACCTTTACGGGTGGAACGGGGGTTATTACCAGTATTGCCGTACCTACAGCCAGTTCTTCCGGGCCGAAAAACAGCATGATCGGTGGTACCCTGTTTCAACCCTATGTATTTGATTTTAATACCAACGACTGGACTTCCACCGGCGGCACCGGATTTATCACGACTCACGGAATCAGTTACCTTGGGGGAGATACGATCTGGATCTGCAGAGGAAAAACCACCAGCTATTCCCACGATAATGGAGCCACTTGGACTGACGTAACCAGCGAACCTCAAACCGATGTTGGAGGAGGAGTTGTCCTGACCACCGAAGCACAAGACATGGCTAAAGTGGGGAGCCGCATTTTGGTTTACAGCAATCTCAATGGATTTCCGGTATTGTACACCGACGATTATGGGTCAACCTGGCAGGCTGCTGATTTGAAATCCACCTCCTGGTCCGATTACGGAACCAAGTTTATCCGTGTAAATGATAACCACTTGATTTCGGTAAACCTGGCAGGTCTCTGGAAATCGACGGACCAGGGAAAAACATGGACCCAGATTCAATCGATCACCAAAATCAGAACCATGGCCATTTTCAATCAAAACCATTTGCTGGTGGGTACGGACGATGGAGTTTGTGAGTTTGATAATTACGGTGAAGGAACGCTGATCAAAAAGCATGGAACCGTAGCATCCTCTTCGGGTCTTGTGAAGTTGGCCAATGGAAATATTTTGGCCGCAAATGGTTCTGGAGTTTTCCAATTCAATGGAACGGCCTGGTCCATTTTGCAAGATTCCACTGTGAATAATCAAGCCTTTGGTGCAGAGCGATTGGCCTTGACTTCGGATAGCTTATTTGCCATGGGGGCAGATAAATTCTACGTATCGGGTGATGATGGCAAGACTTTCAAGGAAGGAAACAAATCTCAATTCTCCAGCCAAACCCCAAGCGCTGTGGCTTATATTGGAAATACGAAATTGGTGGGTTCTCACAATATTTCCAGTTTTAGAGCTCCCAAGATTTTCTATTCTACGGATAAGGGCAAGACCTATACCGAAGCCAGTTTTAGCAACAACGTCTCCTTGGGTTACGGAGGATTGGGAGGCAATTTCGTTGAGCGTTTCTTGGAGTCCAACGGTGCATTTATCGCGGATATGCAAACAGGGTACGCCATTTCCACCGACCAGGGAAAAACTTGGACTTATACGGGAGGAACCTGGGATCTGTCTTATTTGACAGCAATGGGCAATAGCCTCTACCATTATCGATCTACTCGATTGCCTATTCCAAAGCGGATTTTGGAAGTCTCCACAGACAACGGTGCCAATTGGACGGAAGTAACGCAAAAAGGCCTGCCCAATTCAGGCGGAAGCAATTATTCCGGCCTTTGGGGAGTTTGGAATAGTGGAGGTGCATTGGTAACCTACAATGCTTACGAGTCTCCACGCGGATTGTACAAATACAAGTCTGCGGAGGATGAATGGGAGTTGATTCCTGGAACACAGGCCCCGGTAAATGACGAAGATGCGGTACTCGACCTATTTCATTTCGACGGTGTGACTTATGCCCAAATAGATGGTCGGGGAATTTGGAAAGTAGGAGTTGGTTCGCAAGTGAATTCCACCATGTCCTGGAATGAGGAGAATAGTGGACTTAGCATTTTTCCAAATCCGGCGAGTACTGAAATAAGCCTTAGTTCCCATCTTTCTGAAGTCATGATTCATATCATCGATCTTAATGGGAAAACTTGGTTTAATGAAACTCTTCCTGAGTCCCGGAAGCTGGATATTTCCAACTTCCCTTCTGGGTTGTATTTGATTCATTATTCGAGCTCAGAGGAGTCAGGTACGCATCGTTTTCTCAAGGTTGACTAA
- a CDS encoding response regulator transcription factor, translating into MEQIIKLGLIDDDKLVVQLLSDYLNQLDGLSVCLTAFSGNSLLEKLQATKDHPDIVLLDLRMEDGNGLNAAEVLIRDFPKIRIIVLSSYYKSSFMGYMLRTGVHAFLPKETDKEDLVQVIHEVYQKGHFFSEDQVTVLRSQITEKIPQLHTHSKDALSEREIEVLRLICAQFTAREIAEKLFVTTKTVEAHKSKLLQKTGVKNTAGLIIYAVQNGLVDADELVLLE; encoded by the coding sequence ATGGAACAAATCATCAAACTTGGACTAATAGATGACGACAAACTGGTTGTCCAGCTTTTGTCAGATTACCTCAATCAACTAGACGGCCTGTCGGTATGTTTAACTGCCTTTAGTGGGAATTCTCTTCTTGAAAAACTGCAGGCTACAAAAGATCATCCCGATATCGTTCTCCTCGATCTCCGAATGGAGGATGGCAATGGCTTGAATGCGGCAGAAGTGCTCATTCGGGATTTTCCCAAGATTCGTATCATCGTTCTTTCTTCTTACTACAAGTCGTCCTTTATGGGCTACATGCTTCGTACCGGGGTTCATGCCTTTTTGCCGAAGGAAACGGACAAAGAAGATCTGGTACAGGTTATTCATGAGGTATACCAGAAAGGGCATTTTTTCAGTGAAGATCAGGTAACCGTGTTGCGCTCGCAAATCACCGAAAAGATTCCGCAATTACATACCCATTCCAAGGATGCGCTAAGTGAACGTGAAATTGAAGTGCTCCGGCTCATTTGTGCCCAATTTACCGCTCGTGAAATTGCCGAAAAACTATTCGTTACCACCAAAACCGTGGAGGCCCATAAGAGCAAATTATTGCAAAAAACCGGCGTAAAAAATACAGCCGGTCTTATCATTTATGCCGTTCAAAACGGACTCGTAGATGCAGATGAGTTAGTGTTGTTGGAGTAG
- a CDS encoding NmrA family NAD(P)-binding protein produces the protein MSRKVFVSGATGFQGRPIADGLASKGDQVVTLTRQEVSDNRIKNVAGGFENLDAVNQALEGVEIAVFTLPLVFDLEQAQVMAQNFIEAAQAQNVGLVVFNSSFDLPLENTGLLALDIKVAVKRLLDDSGLKVITVAPDVYIDNLAAPWSIPLVLEQGILPYPVKNGQKIPWISHVDLARFVMAALDKPELAGETLPIGGNLLSGEEIAEVIAEKIGKPVQFIGLAPDDFEKNLAPNFGDLAAREISNLYRYVERNMDRITSKDFAATQAKLGVAPQPLKDWVDSVNWS, from the coding sequence ATGAGCAGAAAAGTATTCGTATCAGGGGCAACCGGTTTTCAAGGAAGACCAATCGCTGATGGGTTAGCCTCAAAAGGCGACCAGGTCGTTACCCTTACCCGACAAGAAGTGTCGGATAATCGCATCAAAAATGTAGCCGGAGGTTTTGAAAATTTGGATGCCGTGAACCAGGCTCTTGAAGGAGTGGAGATCGCGGTTTTTACCCTCCCACTTGTTTTTGATTTGGAGCAGGCCCAGGTTATGGCTCAAAATTTTATTGAGGCAGCCCAGGCTCAAAATGTAGGATTGGTGGTTTTCAACAGCAGCTTTGATCTGCCGCTCGAAAACACGGGTTTATTGGCTTTGGATATTAAAGTCGCCGTAAAGCGTTTGTTGGATGATTCCGGTTTGAAAGTAATTACCGTGGCACCCGATGTATATATCGATAATCTGGCTGCTCCCTGGAGCATTCCGCTTGTATTGGAACAGGGAATTTTACCTTACCCAGTTAAGAATGGGCAAAAAATTCCATGGATCAGCCACGTTGACCTTGCCCGGTTTGTAATGGCAGCATTAGATAAGCCCGAGTTGGCCGGTGAAACCCTACCTATTGGAGGAAACTTGCTTAGCGGAGAAGAAATTGCGGAAGTTATAGCGGAGAAAATTGGTAAGCCCGTCCAGTTTATTGGACTTGCTCCAGATGATTTTGAAAAGAACCTGGCTCCGAATTTTGGTGATTTGGCAGCTCGTGAAATTTCCAATTTGTACCGCTACGTGGAACGCAACATGGATCGTATTACATCCAAAGATTTTGCGGCAACCCAAGCCAAATTAGGGGTGGCGCCCCAACCTCTAAAAGATTGGGTAGACAGTGTCAATTGGTCTTAA
- a CDS encoding NAD(P)H-dependent oxidoreductase: MELLDKLKWRYAAKAMNGKKVPQEKMDALIEAISLAPTSSGLQPFEVMVITNQEIKEKIRPVAWNQSVVTDCSHLLVFAAWDTYTEDRINRMFDLTNEVRGFRNEGWENYRQKLLAAYPNRSPEVNFSHAAKQAYIALSQAITAAAFLGLDSTPMEGFDLVAVDEILGLKKKGLKSCVMLPVGYRDEEKDWLVNLVKVRKPINELITEIE, encoded by the coding sequence GTGGAATTACTTGACAAATTAAAATGGCGTTATGCGGCCAAGGCCATGAATGGAAAAAAAGTGCCGCAGGAAAAAATGGATGCTTTGATTGAAGCCATATCTCTGGCTCCCACTTCAAGTGGATTGCAGCCTTTTGAAGTGATGGTTATTACCAATCAGGAAATCAAAGAAAAAATCAGGCCGGTAGCTTGGAATCAATCCGTGGTGACGGATTGTTCACACCTATTGGTATTTGCAGCCTGGGATACTTACACGGAAGATCGCATCAATAGAATGTTCGATTTGACCAATGAGGTTAGAGGATTTCGAAATGAGGGCTGGGAAAACTACCGGCAAAAACTGCTGGCCGCTTACCCCAATAGAAGCCCTGAAGTGAATTTTAGTCACGCCGCTAAGCAGGCTTATATTGCCCTTTCGCAAGCCATTACTGCTGCGGCTTTTTTGGGATTGGACAGCACTCCTATGGAAGGCTTTGACCTGGTCGCGGTGGATGAAATATTGGGCTTAAAAAAGAAAGGTTTGAAAAGTTGCGTGATGCTTCCTGTAGGATATCGTGACGAGGAAAAGGATTGGTTGGTAAATTTGGTCAAGGTTAGGAAGCCGATAAATGAATTGATAACAGAGATCGAATAG
- a CDS encoding SDR family oxidoreductase, which produces MKKVALITGSASGIGKEFARIHAEKGGDIVAVDLNREGLESLKKELEKEFSIQVYLIVKDLTELEAPQEIHEELKNQKIEVDYLINNAGFGGVGAFHERDWNKDLAMIQVNVLALVGLTRQFLPDFVARNSGRVLNVSSTVSLVPGPLQAIYFATKAFVTSFSNSLYGELSDTPITVTALLPGATQTAFGASSGMDKTAIYKKPASARNVAEEGYRAMEQGKVEVIAGLPFQQKMELAFIPFVPKKALIDRIKKQQAH; this is translated from the coding sequence ATGAAAAAAGTTGCATTAATTACTGGATCGGCAAGCGGAATAGGAAAAGAGTTTGCCAGAATCCACGCCGAAAAAGGAGGAGATATTGTAGCCGTAGATCTTAATCGAGAAGGTCTTGAATCCCTTAAAAAAGAATTGGAAAAAGAGTTTTCCATCCAGGTTTATCTGATTGTAAAAGACCTGACTGAATTGGAAGCTCCTCAGGAAATTCACGAAGAGCTCAAGAATCAAAAAATTGAGGTGGATTATTTGATCAACAATGCCGGGTTTGGAGGCGTTGGTGCATTTCATGAACGAGATTGGAATAAAGACCTGGCCATGATTCAAGTGAATGTGTTGGCCTTGGTAGGTTTGACCAGACAGTTTTTACCCGATTTTGTGGCTCGCAATTCTGGAAGAGTGCTCAATGTTTCTTCTACCGTGAGCTTGGTTCCAGGGCCGCTTCAGGCCATTTATTTTGCCACGAAAGCCTTTGTTACCTCTTTTAGCAATTCCTTGTACGGAGAGTTAAGTGATACCCCCATCACCGTTACGGCTTTGTTGCCAGGTGCTACTCAAACGGCTTTCGGAGCCAGTTCTGGAATGGACAAGACGGCCATCTACAAAAAGCCTGCAAGTGCCAGGAACGTTGCCGAAGAAGGCTATCGTGCTATGGAACAAGGAAAGGTGGAGGTAATTGCCGGACTTCCTTTTCAGCAGAAAATGGAACTTGCCTTTATCCCATTTGTTCCTAAAAAAGCCCTCATTGATCGAATTAAAAAACAACAAGCTCATTAA